A stretch of the Paenibacillus dendritiformis genome encodes the following:
- the mtnK gene encoding S-methyl-5-thioribose kinase: MSEFKTYFTMTESDAIQYALSQLDYFDRDAGLSCKEIGDGNLNYVFRVVDDKTGRSLIIKQAGPVARISDEFKVSPDRNRIESDILRIEHELAPGLVPQVYKYDPVMNCCVMEDLSDHEILRAALMKHKQFPLFAEHISTFLVNTLLLTSDVVMNHKEKKERVKEFINPDLCGITEDLVYTEPFFDCPRNDVFPPLLPFVKEYLWEDEALLLETAKLKFEFMTNAQSLIHGDLHTGSIFVKPDSTKVIDPEFAFYGPAGYDVGNVVANLIFAYVHADSVMEDGAEKERQKDWLLSTIQDMIDLFKAKFLAAWKEFATDPCASYKGFDQYYLETILRDAAGVAGLELCRRTLGLAHVKDMTSIADANARARAEKMCIVIGKRFIMERRLMKNGTDFMKVIAAAGEAYSR; encoded by the coding sequence ATGAGCGAATTCAAGACGTATTTCACGATGACCGAAAGCGATGCGATTCAGTATGCCCTCAGCCAGCTTGATTACTTCGATCGGGATGCCGGGCTGTCCTGCAAGGAAATCGGCGACGGCAATCTCAACTATGTGTTCCGGGTCGTGGACGACAAGACGGGGCGCTCGCTCATCATCAAGCAGGCGGGGCCGGTCGCCCGCATCTCGGATGAGTTCAAGGTGTCGCCGGACCGGAACCGGATCGAGAGCGATATTTTGCGCATCGAGCATGAACTGGCTCCGGGACTGGTGCCGCAAGTATACAAGTATGATCCGGTCATGAACTGCTGCGTCATGGAGGACTTGTCCGATCATGAGATCCTTCGCGCCGCCCTGATGAAGCATAAGCAGTTCCCGCTGTTCGCCGAGCATATCTCGACCTTCCTGGTTAATACGCTGCTGCTGACATCGGATGTCGTCATGAATCATAAAGAAAAGAAGGAGCGGGTGAAGGAGTTCATCAACCCGGATCTGTGCGGGATAACCGAGGATCTCGTCTATACCGAGCCGTTCTTCGATTGCCCGCGCAATGATGTGTTCCCGCCGCTGCTCCCGTTCGTGAAGGAATATTTGTGGGAGGATGAAGCGCTGCTCCTGGAGACGGCGAAGCTGAAGTTCGAATTCATGACCAATGCCCAGTCGCTGATTCACGGCGATCTGCATACGGGCTCCATCTTCGTGAAGCCGGATTCGACCAAGGTGATCGACCCGGAATTCGCCTTCTACGGCCCGGCCGGCTACGATGTGGGCAATGTCGTCGCCAACTTGATCTTCGCCTATGTCCATGCGGACAGCGTCATGGAGGACGGCGCCGAGAAGGAGCGGCAAAAAGACTGGCTCCTGTCAACGATTCAAGATATGATTGATTTGTTCAAAGCGAAATTTTTGGCGGCGTGGAAGGAATTCGCGACGGATCCATGCGCTTCTTACAAAGGCTTCGATCAGTATTACCTGGAGACGATTTTGCGGGATGCGGCAGGGGTTGCCGGGCTGGAGCTGTGCCGGCGGACGCTCGGCCTCGCGCATGTCAAGGACATGACGTCGATTGCGGACGCGAACGCGAGGGCACGGGCGGAGAAGATGTGCATCGTCATAGGCAAGCGCTTCATTATGGAGCGCCGTCTGATGAAGAACGGGACGGATTTCATGAAGGTCATTGCGGCCGCTGGCGAA
- a CDS encoding ABC transporter permease, giving the protein MSMSTGTGQQRQAKAAKSFDFFDFLYKYGTIVTILILIAVFGIMSESFLMPTNIINILRSISIVTVIAIGITISLSVGGFDLSVGSVASLANAVVISMFVWHSQNAFVGIVTAIAVCLIAGLLNAFMIVKMKIQDMLMTLAMMFIIQGAALTYTRGATVSQNMVMPDGTFATGQISAFFSKIGQVPWIIIIMLVVVVLVHIFLNYTKHGRYMYVIGGNMEAAKLSGIPVNKYRVLAYVLSAGFAAIGGIMLASRVMTAEVNAGAPYLMDAVAAAYIGFSVAGAGRPNAFGTFVGAVLIGILQNGLVMMSVPYYAMDIVKGTVLAFALALTYYKQK; this is encoded by the coding sequence ATGAGCATGAGCACAGGGACAGGGCAACAGCGTCAAGCGAAGGCGGCCAAGTCTTTCGATTTCTTCGATTTTCTATATAAATACGGCACGATTGTCACGATTCTCATCCTGATTGCCGTGTTCGGAATCATGTCCGAGAGCTTCCTGATGCCTACGAATATCATCAACATCTTGCGCTCGATCTCCATCGTTACCGTCATTGCGATCGGGATCACGATCTCGCTCTCGGTAGGCGGCTTCGACCTGTCGGTCGGTTCCGTGGCGTCGCTGGCCAACGCCGTCGTCATCTCCATGTTCGTCTGGCATTCGCAGAATGCGTTCGTGGGCATCGTCACGGCGATCGCGGTCTGTCTAATCGCTGGCCTGCTGAACGCGTTCATGATCGTCAAAATGAAAATTCAAGACATGCTCATGACGCTGGCGATGATGTTCATCATCCAGGGGGCGGCGCTCACGTATACGCGGGGAGCGACCGTATCGCAGAACATGGTCATGCCGGACGGCACGTTCGCCACGGGGCAGATCAGCGCCTTTTTCTCGAAAATCGGCCAGGTGCCTTGGATTATCATCATAATGCTTGTCGTCGTGGTCCTCGTCCATATTTTCCTGAACTACACGAAGCATGGCAGGTACATGTATGTCATCGGCGGCAATATGGAGGCGGCCAAGCTGTCAGGCATTCCCGTCAACAAATATCGCGTGCTCGCCTATGTGTTGTCGGCCGGATTCGCGGCTATCGGCGGCATTATGCTGGCGTCCCGCGTCATGACGGCGGAAGTCAATGCGGGCGCTCCTTATCTCATGGACGCGGTGGCGGCGGCCTACATTGGGTTCTCCGTCGCGGGCGCCGGCAGACCGAACGCATTCGGCACTTTCGTCGGCGCGGTGCTCATCGGCATTTTGCAGAACGGCCTGGTCATGATGTCGGTTCCTTACTACGCGATGGACATCGTGAAAGGAACGGTGCTCGCTTTTGCTCTGGCTTTAACCTATTACAAACAGAAATAA